The following coding sequences lie in one Peribacillus frigoritolerans genomic window:
- a CDS encoding 3-hydroxybutyrate dehydrogenase, producing the protein MVENKVVIITGSARGIGFEIGKHFAESGAKVVLSDINEESVKDAAESLKKLGFDSIGIKADVTKEEDIVNMVKEAKETYGSVDIVINNAGLQHVSPIEDFPTAKYELMIKIMLTAPFILTKAVFPIMKEQGFGRIINVSSINGVIGFAGKAAYNSAKHGVIGLTKVAALEGAEHGITVNALCPGYVDTPLVRGQMADLAKTRNVPIEDVLAEVLLPLVPQKRLLDVSEIADYALFLASDKAKSVTGQAVVIDGGYTAQ; encoded by the coding sequence ATGGTTGAAAATAAAGTCGTTATTATTACAGGTTCTGCTCGCGGTATTGGATTTGAAATTGGTAAGCATTTCGCTGAAAGTGGAGCTAAAGTCGTTCTTTCCGACATTAATGAAGAATCGGTGAAAGATGCTGCGGAATCATTGAAAAAACTTGGTTTCGATTCAATTGGAATCAAAGCCGATGTAACAAAAGAAGAAGATATCGTAAATATGGTGAAGGAAGCTAAAGAAACATACGGTTCGGTTGACATCGTGATTAACAATGCCGGTCTGCAGCATGTATCGCCAATCGAAGATTTCCCGACGGCTAAATACGAATTGATGATAAAAATCATGCTGACAGCGCCGTTCATTCTAACTAAAGCCGTGTTCCCGATCATGAAAGAACAAGGTTTCGGCCGCATCATTAACGTCTCTTCCATTAACGGTGTTATCGGATTCGCAGGTAAAGCGGCTTACAACAGTGCAAAACACGGAGTGATCGGTTTAACGAAAGTTGCTGCTTTGGAAGGTGCAGAACACGGTATTACGGTTAATGCTTTATGCCCTGGATATGTGGATACTCCGCTTGTACGAGGACAAATGGCAGATCTGGCGAAAACACGTAATGTTCCGATTGAAGATGTATTGGCAGAAGTCCTTCTTCCATTGGTGCCTCAAAAACGTTTATTGGATGTTAGTGAAATTGCTGATTATGCATTGTTCCTGGCAAGCGATAAAGCGAAAAGCGTAACAGGTCAAGCAGTTGTCATTGACGGTGGCTATACAGCTCAATAA
- a CDS encoding YvrJ family protein produces MDQILPFVSDIGFPIIVTLYLLHRIETKLDTLNETLVELPNRLREGIPK; encoded by the coding sequence GTGGATCAAATTCTGCCATTTGTCAGTGATATTGGGTTCCCGATCATTGTTACCCTTTATTTGCTTCATAGAATTGAAACGAAATTGGATACTTTGAATGAAACCCTTGTAGAGCTGCCAAATCGCCTGCGAGAAGGGATTCCCAAGTAG
- a CDS encoding DUF1659 domain-containing protein, with protein MANQIPVSSTLRIDFQTGLNEKGALVFKRRTFSNIRVEATADQLFSTAVAIASVQNYPMGEVTRVDTYSLIG; from the coding sequence ATGGCAAATCAAATTCCAGTATCAAGTACATTGCGGATCGATTTTCAGACGGGGTTAAATGAAAAAGGGGCTCTCGTTTTCAAGCGGAGGACATTTTCAAACATCAGGGTCGAGGCGACGGCGGACCAGTTGTTTTCGACAGCAGTTGCAATCGCAAGTGTACAGAATTATCCAATGGGTGAAGTGACCAGGGTGGATACGTATTCTTTGATTGGCTAA
- a CDS encoding general stress protein has translation MANNNEKMSREEAGRKGGETTAKNHDKEFYQEIGQKGGEATSENHDKEFYQEIGQKGGEATSENHDKEFYQEIGQKGGEATSENHDKEFYQEIGKKGGEATSDSHGKEFYQEIGEKGGEARANQRDGNGSSDGSNDGKMSREEAGRKGGEKSRR, from the coding sequence ATGGCTAACAACAATGAGAAAATGAGTCGTGAAGAAGCAGGACGTAAAGGTGGAGAAACAACAGCAAAAAATCATGATAAGGAATTCTATCAAGAGATTGGCCAAAAAGGCGGAGAAGCAACATCCGAAAATCATGATAAGGAATTCTATCAAGAGATTGGCCAAAAGGGCGGAGAAGCAACATCCGAAAATCATGATAAGGAATTCTATCAAGAGATTGGCCAAAAAGGCGGAGAAGCGACATCCGAAAATCATGATAAGGAATTCTATCAGGAGATTGGTAAAAAAGGCGGAGAAGCGACATCCGACAGTCATGGCAAGGAATTCTATCAGGAAATCGGCGAAAAAGGCGGAGAGGCACGAGCCAATCAACGAGATGGCAACGGCAGCTCTGACGGTTCCAATGATGGAAAAATGAGCCGTGAAGAAGCAGGACGCAAGGGCGGGGAAAAAAGCCGCCGTTAA
- a CDS encoding DUF2922 domain-containing protein: protein MAKVLELIFVTAEGKSATISVDNPKEPVGVNTVKQAMEKIITGNVFVTSSGNLVDLKVARLVERNVEEVELI, encoded by the coding sequence ATGGCTAAAGTATTGGAATTGATTTTCGTTACAGCGGAAGGAAAGTCAGCGACGATTTCCGTTGATAATCCGAAGGAGCCGGTCGGAGTAAACACGGTTAAACAGGCAATGGAAAAAATCATTACGGGGAATGTGTTCGTTACATCCTCCGGGAATTTGGTCGATTTGAAGGTAGCGCGCCTTGTCGAGCGGAATGTGGAGGAAGTGGAACTTATTTAA
- a CDS encoding GntP family permease, whose translation MLSIIVGLVLLMALAYLGWSIIWVAPLVAGVVGLMSGLDVFDTYTGTYMTGLVGFVQKWFPIFLLGAIFGKLMEETGAAKSVAKKVTQIIGKKRAILGVLIASALLTYGGVSLFVVVFAVYPIALALFKEANVTRRLLVPTFALGAFTFTMTAIPGTPQIQNLIPMEYFHTTPTSGMIIGIVTSLIMAVGGYFWLSYRERSLSAKGEGFIESDDAVTGSEQDEKVPNWLLSLVPLLIVVLLLNVVKLEPIYALLLGVLSIMVFNIKDYKKFIFSVNEGAKGSVMAILNTSAAVGFGAVIAVIPAFDNITSWLLNISSNPLVAESLAVQIMAIITGSASGGMGIALNALGDTFYSLSQSTGISPDVFHRMAAVASGASIFPNNGALLTLLAVTGLTHKETYKDVFVVAFIIPTIAMIVGIIMGAIGIV comes from the coding sequence GTGTTAAGTATAATTGTAGGCTTAGTATTGCTGATGGCTTTGGCCTATTTGGGATGGTCCATCATTTGGGTGGCGCCGCTTGTGGCTGGAGTTGTAGGATTGATGAGCGGATTGGATGTATTTGATACGTATACCGGAACGTATATGACCGGATTGGTCGGGTTTGTTCAGAAGTGGTTCCCAATCTTCCTGCTGGGAGCGATTTTCGGAAAGCTGATGGAAGAAACGGGTGCAGCGAAATCCGTTGCTAAGAAGGTAACGCAGATCATTGGTAAAAAGAGGGCGATTCTTGGGGTACTGATCGCTTCCGCTTTATTGACATATGGCGGAGTCAGTTTATTTGTGGTCGTGTTTGCAGTTTATCCGATCGCGCTTGCTTTATTTAAAGAAGCAAACGTTACGAGAAGGCTGCTTGTTCCCACATTTGCGCTTGGGGCATTCACTTTCACGATGACGGCCATACCGGGTACACCGCAAATCCAAAACCTGATACCGATGGAGTATTTCCATACGACACCCACTTCAGGCATGATCATCGGGATCGTCACTTCATTGATAATGGCAGTTGGCGGGTATTTTTGGTTATCCTACAGAGAAAGATCTCTTTCTGCTAAAGGAGAAGGATTCATCGAATCGGATGATGCGGTTACCGGTTCTGAGCAAGATGAAAAAGTACCGAATTGGTTATTGTCTTTAGTTCCGCTTCTTATTGTTGTGCTATTGCTTAACGTTGTGAAATTGGAACCCATTTATGCTTTATTATTAGGGGTTCTGAGCATTATGGTCTTCAATATCAAGGATTACAAAAAGTTCATTTTCTCTGTTAATGAGGGAGCGAAAGGGTCAGTGATGGCCATCCTGAATACAAGTGCCGCTGTTGGATTCGGAGCTGTCATTGCGGTTATACCCGCATTTGATAACATCACTTCTTGGCTGCTTAATATCTCGAGCAATCCGCTCGTTGCCGAATCTCTTGCCGTACAAATCATGGCAATCATCACTGGTTCCGCTTCAGGCGGTATGGGTATTGCGCTTAATGCACTTGGCGATACTTTTTACAGCTTGTCACAATCGACGGGAATCAGCCCGGATGTATTCCACAGAATGGCGGCAGTCGCTTCAGGTGCATCCATTTTCCCTAATAATGGTGCTCTATTGACACTATTGGCGGTTACAGGATTGACTCATAAAGAAACATATAAAGATGTTTTCGTGGTTGCGTTCATCATCCCGACCATTGCCATGATCGTCGGCATCATAATGGGAGCCATCGGTATCGTTTAA
- a CDS encoding LysR family transcriptional regulator produces the protein MELRDLKSFMEVALHKSFTNAAANSYLTQPSLSKAVKKLEEELNVELFDRSTRHLRLTDAGQIVYQQGQKAFAALSELNVLLDDLRDITTGVVKIGIPPLIGTLFFPEIARSFQERYPKVSLELVELGAKLIEKLVEEGEIDLGIVVLPASEADYNIYHFIEDEFVLFLHEEHKLARHSAVTLTELKDEKFILFSEDFTLHDYIIQACEKDGFTPDVSYQSSQWDLIIELVSSKLGITLLPRSIYHKQTNENVKIIPLKNSNLHWKLGIITKKDAYHSFALKELLKMLNEGVGLVQNDITNTN, from the coding sequence ATGGAATTACGAGATTTAAAATCATTCATGGAAGTGGCCCTACATAAAAGTTTTACGAATGCCGCCGCGAATTCTTATTTAACACAGCCTTCCTTAAGTAAAGCCGTCAAAAAACTCGAAGAAGAGCTGAATGTGGAACTCTTTGACCGCTCAACGAGACACCTTCGACTGACCGATGCCGGACAAATCGTGTATCAGCAAGGCCAAAAAGCCTTCGCCGCATTATCCGAATTGAATGTACTCTTGGATGACCTCAGGGACATAACAACAGGCGTTGTGAAAATCGGCATCCCTCCGTTGATCGGCACGCTGTTTTTCCCGGAAATTGCCCGCAGCTTTCAAGAACGTTATCCGAAAGTTTCCCTCGAGTTGGTCGAACTGGGCGCAAAGCTGATTGAAAAGCTTGTCGAAGAAGGCGAAATCGATCTCGGCATCGTCGTATTGCCTGCAAGCGAAGCTGATTACAATATTTACCACTTCATTGAAGACGAATTCGTTTTATTTCTTCATGAAGAGCACAAACTTGCACGCCATTCAGCCGTCACCTTAACTGAATTGAAAGACGAGAAATTCATCCTTTTCTCAGAAGACTTCACTTTACATGATTACATTATCCAGGCATGCGAAAAAGACGGATTCACCCCTGACGTCTCATACCAAAGCTCACAATGGGACCTGATCATTGAACTCGTCTCATCCAAACTGGGCATCACCCTCCTGCCCAGATCGATTTATCATAAGCAAACCAACGAAAATGTTAAAATCATTCCGTTAAAAAACTCGAACCTCCACTGGAAACTCGGGATCATCACCAAAAAAGACGCCTACCATTCCTTCGCTCTGAAAGAACTATTGAAGATGCTGAATGAAGGTGTTGGTCTAGTGCAAAATGACATTACAAACACCAATTAA
- a CDS encoding DUF3238 domain-containing protein, giving the protein MKKLIAHYPFPRLKVGGVTFTARHSLLALGLAGIAYLISNKRKHQAVFKTASLMCKIERKEDSIKLIWPDEGGYYRVFRGRELIYSGSEPKIADRGLTPGTIYTYTIDSLNEKEQAVNRMKIQTSTTAENKKEDNILLDLVFTTIVARGQASLEWEPIKGIKEYTIYRNGVDIGKVGGCSFSDRSISEDQEYTYTIKAKRPLPRSEQESYAVKSLVASIVGAVKKGSSQAQAAIEEITNTKKIGPVKKLLQPVENDVDGKKKRNWQLRYTTFLPEEWLKNPNLASKVPFFKGDNRGFDPESPRFRTRVDVYIHEKESKAEIEFSKAVGKSEAYNHDGDFLEEGVASDEDIEVKRVLSNHEKTTIQLTHSVGNPIIISPAVDYKVIGTFYRNGEINIAGYHDQAPHHEVYLKEADDLDWEPLHLAENKGLEMMAHPTANHLWRYSTFTQ; this is encoded by the coding sequence ATGAAGAAGTTGATTGCCCATTATCCATTTCCCCGTTTAAAAGTAGGAGGAGTTACATTCACTGCAAGGCATTCATTGCTTGCTCTTGGTCTTGCGGGAATTGCTTATCTCATTTCCAATAAGAGGAAGCATCAAGCGGTATTCAAAACGGCTTCATTGATGTGTAAGATCGAACGGAAAGAAGATTCCATAAAGCTTATTTGGCCTGATGAAGGCGGTTACTATCGGGTATTCAGGGGGCGAGAGCTGATTTACAGCGGCTCGGAGCCGAAGATTGCAGATAGGGGCCTGACTCCAGGAACCATCTATACGTACACGATAGATAGCTTGAATGAAAAAGAACAGGCAGTGAACAGGATGAAAATACAAACATCAACGACCGCCGAGAATAAAAAAGAAGATAATATCCTTTTGGATTTGGTATTCACCACGATTGTCGCAAGAGGCCAAGCCAGCCTGGAATGGGAGCCCATCAAAGGAATAAAAGAGTATACGATTTACCGAAACGGCGTGGATATCGGGAAAGTGGGTGGATGTTCCTTCAGTGATCGGAGTATTAGTGAAGATCAGGAATACACATATACCATTAAAGCAAAGCGGCCCCTTCCGCGTTCAGAGCAGGAGTCCTATGCCGTGAAATCCCTTGTAGCGAGTATTGTCGGAGCCGTAAAAAAAGGTTCATCCCAAGCACAGGCTGCGATCGAGGAAATAACGAATACGAAAAAGATTGGGCCTGTAAAAAAGCTTTTACAGCCAGTTGAAAACGATGTGGACGGTAAAAAGAAAAGAAATTGGCAGCTGCGCTATACCACCTTTTTACCGGAAGAGTGGCTGAAAAACCCCAATCTTGCATCGAAGGTTCCCTTTTTTAAAGGTGACAATCGCGGATTTGATCCTGAATCACCCCGTTTCCGGACTAGAGTCGATGTGTATATTCACGAAAAGGAAAGCAAAGCCGAGATTGAATTTTCCAAAGCGGTCGGGAAAAGTGAAGCCTACAATCATGATGGCGATTTCCTCGAGGAAGGAGTGGCCTCGGATGAAGACATTGAGGTGAAGCGCGTATTATCCAATCATGAAAAAACGACCATCCAGCTGACACACTCTGTAGGCAACCCAATCATCATTTCTCCTGCCGTGGATTATAAAGTGATCGGGACCTTTTACCGAAATGGAGAAATCAATATAGCCGGCTATCATGATCAGGCACCGCATCACGAAGTCTACCTCAAGGAGGCAGATGATCTAGACTGGGAACCCCTGCACCTGGCGGAAAACAAAGGGCTCGAAATGATGGCGCATCCTACGGCTAATCATTTATGGAGATACTCCACATTTACACAATGA
- a CDS encoding helix-turn-helix transcriptional regulator — protein MKNIKLKLARVEKDLSQDELAKIVGVSRQTIGLIESGKYNPSLSLCVGICKALSRTLDDLFWEED, from the coding sequence TTGAAAAATATAAAACTGAAGCTTGCGAGAGTAGAAAAGGACTTGTCACAAGATGAACTGGCCAAAATTGTCGGCGTTTCCAGGCAAACGATAGGATTGATTGAATCTGGAAAGTATAATCCCTCATTAAGTTTATGTGTCGGAATTTGTAAAGCATTATCCCGTACATTGGATGATTTATTTTGGGAGGAAGACTGA
- a CDS encoding sigma-G-dependent sporulation-specific acid-soluble spore protein CsgA, which translates to MDRTIGYLREILSNYTDQYPEAQEIYNKIKSGHFHSEEELVNKLSGKEASLLNHILPQEIKHAKEASDTERVTQLSEVYELIII; encoded by the coding sequence ATGGATCGTACGATTGGTTACTTACGTGAGATATTGTCTAACTATACGGACCAATATCCTGAAGCGCAGGAAATTTATAATAAAATCAAAAGCGGACATTTTCATTCTGAAGAAGAACTCGTCAATAAACTATCCGGTAAAGAAGCCAGTCTCCTTAACCATATTCTTCCTCAGGAAATTAAACATGCGAAGGAAGCTAGTGATACGGAACGGGTCACGCAATTATCAGAGGTATATGAACTGATTATTATATGA
- a CDS encoding DUF6773 family protein — MNLFKRTKKITDERVENVRNKIYKEMYYVILAICLVSALFKLYKYGAGSGELYLEFAILVGAGLYYLARSIFLGVFWDEVEMHDRNSKTPMSRKTVLGTVALALIIAIFMGVNSAVSYADSSSQGVWYFVLVSFVSVMIYLPILLLFFGGIYLLAKKIGMKNSEDNKKL; from the coding sequence ATGAATCTATTCAAACGAACGAAAAAGATCACGGATGAGCGGGTTGAGAATGTAAGAAATAAGATTTATAAAGAAATGTATTACGTCATTTTGGCCATTTGCCTGGTGAGTGCACTTTTCAAACTATATAAATATGGTGCAGGCAGCGGGGAGTTATATCTGGAATTCGCGATCCTTGTTGGTGCGGGGCTGTATTACTTAGCTCGTTCCATTTTCTTAGGTGTATTCTGGGATGAGGTGGAGATGCATGACCGCAACAGCAAAACACCGATGAGCAGGAAGACGGTTCTTGGGACGGTTGCTTTAGCACTTATCATCGCTATATTCATGGGCGTGAATAGTGCTGTATCCTATGCCGATAGCAGTTCCCAGGGTGTATGGTATTTTGTATTGGTATCGTTTGTATCCGTTATGATCTATTTGCCGATTTTACTTCTGTTTTTTGGCGGTATATACTTGCTGGCGAAGAAAATCGGAATGAAAAATAGCGAAGATAATAAGAAATTGTAG
- a CDS encoding LysR family transcriptional regulator yields the protein MNSYYAFIKTIETGSFTKAAEELGYTQSAISQMVHSLEEELSTTLILRSRKGITLTPDGEEFLPYIRKICNSHKELTEKHKEMEGLQSGLIRIGTFSSVTCHWIPGLIKDFKELYPTVHFELHQGNYTEISNWIKEGSVDFGFVNSNVSDLTTIPLQKDKMVAVMPVNHPLASSTVVSLEELLKDPYILLDEGVINEPLIIFKQYNFEPDTQYRVYDPYAIMSMIEQELGISILPKLLLNKCPYNIVTKSISPSIIRTITLAYKDKRVLPIASRYFIDFIIERYREV from the coding sequence TTGAATTCGTATTATGCTTTTATCAAAACCATAGAAACAGGCAGTTTTACAAAAGCGGCTGAAGAACTAGGCTATACGCAGTCTGCCATTAGCCAAATGGTACATTCATTAGAGGAAGAGCTTTCCACCACTCTTATTTTACGTTCTCGAAAGGGTATTACACTGACACCGGATGGCGAGGAATTTTTGCCATATATCAGGAAGATTTGTAATTCACATAAGGAACTGACTGAAAAGCATAAAGAGATGGAGGGACTGCAAAGCGGCCTTATTCGAATTGGCACCTTTTCCAGTGTTACATGTCATTGGATACCAGGATTGATCAAGGATTTTAAGGAACTTTATCCAACTGTACATTTCGAATTACATCAAGGAAATTATACGGAAATCTCAAACTGGATTAAAGAAGGCAGCGTAGACTTTGGCTTTGTGAATTCAAATGTTTCGGATTTAACTACGATTCCCTTGCAAAAAGATAAAATGGTGGCTGTAATGCCAGTAAATCACCCTTTAGCATCATCCACTGTAGTCTCCTTGGAGGAATTGCTAAAAGATCCTTATATTCTGTTGGATGAGGGAGTTATAAATGAACCATTAATAATTTTTAAACAGTACAATTTTGAACCTGATACACAATACCGAGTATATGATCCTTATGCGATTATGTCGATGATTGAACAAGAGCTTGGCATTTCGATTTTACCGAAGCTGCTCTTAAATAAATGTCCCTATAATATTGTAACGAAAAGCATCTCTCCTTCTATTATCCGAACAATTACTTTGGCATACAAAGATAAAAGGGTATTGCCAATAGCAAGCAGGTATTTTATTGACTTTATTATTGAAAGGTATAGGGAAGTTTAA
- a CDS encoding GntP family permease: MDLMIILLALGLLMFAAYRGYSVILFAPIFALLPVFFIDPGNVLPFYSGVFMEKMVIFIKNYFPVFLLGAIFGKIIEMSGIAESIAKTIVRLIGAKQAMLTIVLLGAILTYSGVSLFVAVFAIYPFAVQLFKQADIPKRLMPATIALGAFTFTMDALPGTPQIQNVIPTSFFGTNIYAAPILGIIGAIFVLSVGLAYLESRKRRAKKVGEGYYGFAAENAAGPEQEKGETAPDLHSNQTVLRQILAFVPLGLVAIMNNYLSKAIPKWYPDGFDFSAMGLEDYSVDVAANAAIWSVEIALIVGIITALAYDWKRVTKNMKEGLNNSIGGSLLAVMNTGSEYGFGGVIAALPGFAKISDGISGVFSNPLVNGAVTTSALAGITGSASGGMGIALSAMADKYNQAIAAANISPEVMHRVVAMASGGMDTLPHNGAVITLLAVTGLTHRQSYGSIFMITIIKSLAVFVIIALYTWFGII, translated from the coding sequence ATGGACTTAATGATTATATTGCTGGCGCTGGGGCTATTGATGTTTGCAGCGTACCGCGGCTATTCTGTCATTTTATTTGCACCTATCTTTGCACTTTTACCGGTCTTCTTCATTGACCCGGGTAATGTTTTGCCGTTCTATTCCGGCGTATTCATGGAAAAGATGGTCATTTTCATAAAAAACTATTTTCCCGTCTTTTTATTAGGGGCCATATTCGGGAAGATCATCGAAATGTCGGGAATCGCCGAATCGATTGCGAAGACGATCGTCCGCTTGATCGGTGCCAAACAAGCGATGCTGACGATAGTCCTTTTGGGTGCGATTTTAACCTATAGCGGCGTGAGTTTATTTGTTGCGGTTTTCGCCATTTATCCATTTGCCGTTCAATTGTTCAAGCAAGCCGACATTCCTAAAAGACTTATGCCGGCTACCATCGCACTTGGGGCTTTCACGTTCACGATGGATGCTTTGCCGGGAACTCCCCAAATTCAAAATGTCATTCCTACGTCCTTCTTTGGTACAAACATTTATGCGGCTCCAATCCTTGGAATCATAGGCGCCATCTTTGTCTTATCGGTTGGATTGGCCTACTTGGAAAGCAGAAAGAGAAGAGCCAAAAAAGTAGGGGAAGGGTATTATGGGTTTGCTGCGGAAAATGCCGCTGGTCCTGAACAGGAAAAAGGGGAGACCGCTCCTGATTTACATTCAAACCAAACTGTATTACGGCAGATTTTAGCATTCGTTCCGCTTGGGTTGGTTGCGATCATGAATAATTATCTGTCTAAAGCCATACCGAAATGGTATCCTGATGGATTTGATTTTTCCGCAATGGGGTTAGAAGATTATTCTGTTGATGTAGCGGCCAATGCTGCAATCTGGTCGGTCGAGATTGCACTGATCGTCGGGATCATCACAGCCCTTGCCTATGATTGGAAACGAGTGACGAAAAACATGAAAGAAGGACTGAACAACAGTATTGGCGGCTCACTGCTTGCCGTCATGAACACCGGTTCGGAATATGGCTTCGGCGGAGTCATAGCTGCCCTTCCAGGATTTGCGAAAATCAGTGATGGAATATCAGGTGTATTCTCGAATCCGCTTGTCAACGGCGCTGTTACCACTAGTGCACTGGCAGGCATAACAGGGTCAGCCTCCGGGGGAATGGGTATTGCATTAAGCGCAATGGCCGATAAATACAATCAAGCAATCGCCGCGGCCAATATCTCACCTGAAGTGATGCACCGTGTAGTCGCTATGGCATCAGGCGGCATGGATACACTTCCTCATAACGGAGCCGTCATCACCCTGCTTGCCGTCACAGGATTAACGCATAGACAATCGTATGGAAGCATATTCATGATCACCATCATAAAATCATTGGCTGTCTTTGTCATCATTGCCCTCTATACCTGGTTTGGCATTATATAA
- a CDS encoding DUF2798 domain-containing protein, protein MNINVKYRKIIFAFLMAFSMSFFISFILVSINRGYDHIFLSTWLKTWSQAFVCAFFGAYFFPRVIQQIMRRINFVEKPLIIEKDFLVREEDNC, encoded by the coding sequence ATGAATATTAACGTTAAATACAGAAAAATTATTTTTGCATTTTTAATGGCATTTAGTATGTCCTTTTTTATTTCATTTATATTAGTCTCAATAAATAGGGGTTATGATCATATATTCCTATCTACATGGTTAAAAACTTGGTCACAGGCTTTTGTCTGTGCTTTCTTTGGAGCTTACTTTTTCCCGAGAGTAATACAACAAATAATGAGAAGAATTAATTTTGTAGAAAAACCGTTAATAATTGAGAAAGATTTTTTGGTGAGAGAAGAAGACAATTGCTGA